A stretch of Eschrichtius robustus isolate mEscRob2 chromosome 6, mEscRob2.pri, whole genome shotgun sequence DNA encodes these proteins:
- the CCDC80 gene encoding coiled-coil domain-containing protein 80 — protein MTWRMGPSFTMLLALWLVCGSEPHTHAMNRGSHGGQKAPPVSPVNRRPARLLRHTGRSQGIERTTPEEANRQPLQRRRSVPVLRVAHATAPSASLGIHGAPARTEWRPAARSSPREMVRDEGSSARSRMLRFPSGSSSPNILASFAGKNRVWVISAPHASEGYYRLMMSLLKDDVYCELAERHIQQIVLFHQAGEEGGKVRRITAEGRVLEQPLDPSLIPKLMSFLKLEKGKFGMVLLKKTLQVEERYPYPVRLEAMYEIIDQGPIRRIEKIRQKGFVQKCKASGVEGQVVEEGNDGGEAGRPGLSSEKRKGEQRRAQVLPTRESRLKVMRKPATAAGAPPPPPTTPRATTLPPAAATAVTRATSRVVTVTARPTTPMGFPITQRPWTPRVHPSSEPHRASATAEVATARGPVASKNLYPPPRKEQPRERPQTARRPSKATSFERFTAAPPTTVSEPRTRAGAGRFQDNRTDRWEHGPRDPNVGPGPHKPAKGKPPQKKARDKILSNEYEGKYDLSRPTASQLEEELQVGNIAPQKAKESKKHEKLEKPEKEKKKRVKSEKADKLLKSEKQVKKEKAEKKSRQEKEKNKKKKAGRTEQDGHLKPTKHFTQSPRKSVTDLLGPLEGKRRLLLITAPKAENNMYVQQRDEYLESFCKMATRKVSVITIFGPVNNSTMKIDHFQLDNEKPMRVVDDEDLVDQHLISELRKEYGMTYNDFFMVLTDVDMRVKQYYEVPIAMKSVFDVIDTFQSRIKDMEKQKKEGIVCKEDKKQSLENFLSRFRWRRRLLVISAPNDEDWAYSQQLSALSGQACNFGLRHITVLKLLGVGEEVGGVLELFPINGSSVVEREDVPAHLVKDIRNYFQVSPEYFSMLLVGKDGNVKSWYPSPMWSMVIVYDLIDSMQLRRQEMAIQQSLGMRCPEDEYAGYGYHSYHQGYQDGYQDDYRHHESYHHGYPY, from the exons ATGACATGGAGAATGGGACCCAGTTTTACCATGCTACTGGCACTGTGGCTGGTGTGCGGATCAGAACCCCACACGCATGCCATGAATAGAGGGAGCCACGGAGGGCAGAAAGCGCCTCCGGTTTCCCCCGTCAACAGAAGGCCAGCTCGGTTACTGAGGCACACGGGGAGGTCTCAGGGAATTGAAAGAACCACTCCGGAAGAAGCAAACCGCCAGCCTCTCCAAAGAAGGAGGAGCGTACCGGTGTTGAGAGTGGCTCATGCCACGGCACCGTCAGCCTCCCTGGGTATCCACGGCGCCCCAGCGAGAACTGAGTGGAGGCCGGCAGCCCGGAGCTCTCCCCGTGAGATGGTCCGAGACGAGGGGTCTTCAGCTCGGTCAAGAATGTTGCGCTTCCCGTCTGGCTCCAGCTCTCCCAACATCCTTGCCAGCTTTGCAGGGAAGAATAGGGTGTGGGTCATCTCGGCCCCCCACGCCTCGGAAGGCTACTACCGGCTCATGATGAGCTTGCTGAAGGACGACGTGTATTGTGAGCTGGCGGAAAGGCACATCCAGCAGATCGTGCTTTTCCACCAGGCAGGCGAGGAAGGAGGCAAGGTGCGGAGGATCACCGCTGAGGGCCGGGTCCTGGAGCAGCCCCTGGACCCCAGCCTCATCCCAAAGCTCATGAGCTTCTTGAAGCTGGAGAAGGGCAAGTTTGGCATGGTGCTGTTGAAGAAGACGCTGCAGGTGGAGGAGCGCTACCCTTATCCGGTCAGGCTGGAGGCCATGTATGAGATCATCGACCAGGGGCCCATCCGCAGGATAGAGAAGATCAGGCAGAAGGGTTTTGTGCAAAAATGTAAGGCCTCCGGGGTAGAGGGCCAGGTGGTGGAGGAGGGGAACGATGGTGGAGAGGCAGGAAGGCCAGGCCTGAgcagtgagaagaggaaaggggaGCAGAGGAGAGCACAAGTGCTGCCAACCAGAGAGAGTCGGCTGAAGGTGATGAGAAAACCGGCCACGGCTGCGGGGGCCCCTCCTCCACCGCCCACAACCCCACGGGCCACCACCCTGCCTCCTGCTGCAGCCACAGCAGTGACTCGGGCCACCTCTCGGGTGGTGACGGTAACTGCAAGACCTACAACCCCCATGGGCTTTCCGATCACCCAGAGGCCCTGGACCCCCCGGGTGCACCCTTCCTCGGAGCCTCACAGGGCATCCGCAACAGCCGAGGTGGCCACTGCCAGGGGGCCCGTGGCCTCCAAGAACCTCTACCCTCCACCCAGGAAGGAGCAGCCCAGGGAGAGGCCGCAGACCGCCCGGAGGCCCAGCAAGGCCACCAGCTTCGAGCGCTTCACGGCTGCCCCTCCCACCACCGTCTCCGAGCCCCGCACCAGGGCTGGCGCCGGCCGTTTCCAGGACAACCGCACGGACAGGTGGGAGCACGGCCCCCGGGACCCAAATGTGGGGCCGGGTCCTCACAAGCCAGCGAAGGGGAAACCTCCCCAAAAGAAAGCCCGGGACAAAATCCTTAGCAATGAGTACGAGGGTAAGTATGACCTCAGCCGGCCGACCGCCTCTCAGCTGGAGGAGGAACTGCAGGTGGGGAATATTGCCCCCCAAAAAGCGAAGGAGTCTAAAAAGCACGAAAAGCTTGAGAAAcccgagaaggagaagaaaaagagggtGAAGAGTGAGAAAGCAGACAAGTTACTCAAGAGTGAAAAGCAAGTGAAGAAGGAAAAGGCTGAGAAAAAGAGCaggcaggagaaagagaagaacaagaagaagAAGGCGGGGAGAACGGAGCAGGATGGGCACCTGAAACCCACAAAACACTTCACTCAGAGTCCCAGGAAGTCGGTGACCGACCTGCTGGGGCCCTTGGAAGGCAAACGAAGGCTCCTT CTGATCACTGCTCCCAAGGCCGAGAACAACATGTATGTGCAGCAGCGAGATGAGTATCTGGAAAGTTTCTGCAAGATGGCCACCAGGAAAGTGTCCGTGATCACCATCTTTGGCCCTGTCAACAACAGCACCATGAAAATCGACCACTTCCAGCTAG ATAATGAGAAACCTATGCGTGTTGTGGATGATGAGGACTTGGTAGACCAGCATCTTATCAGCGAGCTGAGGAAGGAGTATGGAATGACCTACAATGACTTCTTCATGGTGCTCACCGATGTGGACATGAGAGTCAAG CAATATTATGAGGTGCCTATAGCAATGAAGTCTGTGTTCGATGTGATTGATACCTTCCAGTCCCGAATCAAAGACATGGAAAAGCAGAAGAAGGAGGGCATTGTTTGCAAGGAAGACAAGAAACAGTCACTGGAGAACTTCCTATCCAG GTTCCGATGGAGGAGGCGGCTGCTAGTGATCTCAGCGCCTAATGATGAAGACTGGGCCTATTCACAGCAGCTCTCTGCCCTCAGTGGTCAGGCATGCAATTTTG gtCTGCGCCACATAACTGTTCTGAAGCTTTTAGGTGTTGGAGAGGAAGTAGGGGGAGTTTTAGAACTGTTCCCGATTAATG GGAGCTCTGTTGTGGAGCGAGAAGACGTACCAGCGCATTTGGTGAAAGACATACGTAACTATTTTCAAGTGAGCCCAGAGTACTTCTCCATGCTTCTAGTTGGAAAAGATGGAAATGTGAAATCCTGGTATCCTTCCCCAATGTGGTCCATGGTGATTGTGTACGATTTAATTGATTCGATGCAACTCCGGAGACAGGAAATGGCTATTCAGCAGTCACTAGGGATGCGCTGCCCAGAAGATGAGTATGCAGGCTATGGTTACCATAGTTACCATCAAGGATACCAGGATGGTTACCAGGATGACTACCGTCATCATGAGAGTTACCACCATGGATACCCTTACTGA